Within the Anaerotignum faecicola genome, the region CCTCCGCCGCCTCTGCCTTAATTTCCGCAGAAATCCGTTTGCCATCAATCAGTTGTGCTTTCATCCTTTTTAACTCCCTTTTTCTTAGAAGAGACCTACCACATTTCCGTTATCGTCAATGTCGATATTCAGCGCAGCCGGTTTCTTAGGCAGACCGGGCATTGTCATAACATCGCCCAGCAGAACAACGATAAAGCCTGCGCCTGCGGAAATGCGAATCTCCTTTACTGTTACCTCGAACCCTTCCGGACGACCCAGAACCTTGGGATCATCGGAAAGAGAATACTGTGTTTTTGCAATACATACGGGGAAATCATTAAAGCCCAGCTTGTCAATCTGTGCCAGTGTTTTCTTTGCTGCCGCAGAGAAGTTGACTGTGCCTGCGCCATAGATTTCCTTGCATACCTTATTTACCTTTTCTACGATATTCAGTTCATCCTCATACAGGAAATGGAATTTGCTTTCCTTTGTTTCCAGTGTTTCCAGAACCTTTTCAGCCAGAGCCTTGCCGCCCTCGCCGCCGTTAGCCCAAACCTTCGCTACGGCAAAGGTTGCGCCCATGGATTCGCAGCGTTCCTTCACATAAGCCACCTCTGCATCTGTATCAGCTACGAAATGGTTCAGTGTTACCACAACGGGAACGCCGTATTTCTGGATGTTTTCAATGTGCTTTTCCAGATTCACAAAGCCCTTTGCCAGTGCATCCAGATTTTCATTGGACAAATCTGCCTTCGGCACACCGCCGTTATATTTCAGCGCGCGCACGGTTGCAACCAAAACAACCGCATCGGGCTTCAGGCCTGCCTTACGGCACTTGATATCAAAGAATTTTTCAGCACCCAAATCTGCACCGAAGCCTGCCTCTGTTACAACATAATCCGCAATTTTCATTGCTGTTTTTGTTGCCATAACGGAGTTACAGCCATGTGCGATATTTGCGAAGGGGCCGCCGTGAATAATTGCCAGTGTGTTTTCCAGTGTCTGCACTACGTTAGGCTGCAGTGCATCCTTCAAAAGAACTGTCATTGCGCCGTCTGCGCCAATCATTTTTGCTGTTACGGGTTCATCCTCATAGGTGTAGCCAACGATGATTCTGCCCAGCATTTCCTTCAGCTGTTTCAAATCATTTGCCAGACAGAAGATTGCCATGATTTCGGAAGCAACGGTAATCTGGAACGCGTCCTCTCTGGGTACGCCGTTTACCTTGCCGCCCAAGCCGGAAATCACATTTCTCAGCTGTCTGTCATTCAGGTCTACACAGCGCTTCCATGCAATTCTTCTGGGGTCAATGTTCAGCTCATTGCCCTGCTGAATGTGGTTATCCACCATGGATGCCAAGAGGTTATTTGCTGTTGTGATGGCGTGCAAATCGCCGGTAAAGTGCAGGTTGATATCCTCCATGGGAACCACCTGTGCATAGCCGCCGCCGGCAGCGCCGCCCTTTACGCCCATGCAGGGCCCCAAGGAAGGCTCACGCAGGCAGGTAATCGCATTCTTGCCCATCTGCTGCAATGCCTCTGTCAGACCGATGGTAACGGTTGTTTTGCCTTCGCCTGCGGGGGTAGGGTTCACCGCTGTTACCAGAATCAGCTTTGCATCGGGGTTATCTTTGATTTTGTCGTAATATTTGCTGCTGATTTTGCCCTTGTATTTGCCGTAGCAATCTACATATTCTTCGGGAATCCCTGCTTTTTCAGCAACCTTCAGGATATGCTCCATGTTACATTCCTGCGCAATCTGTAAGTCTGTTTTAAACATTCGAAAAATCTCCTCTCTGCTTTGGCGGTATTCCGCTGTTCCACATCTGATACAAGGGACGGTGCGTTTTTTTACCGAAAATTTTCCATAAAAAAAGCCGCACCCAATCCAAGCATCATCGCCCAGACGGTCGGCATTCGAATAGTCATACTCCATGTGGTTGTCTCCACTTCCGTCAGTCATATGACCCTATGCCGATAATACTATACTTGTCTGTTTTTGTCAATCCATTTCAATCAAAAACAGAAAAAAGGATTGCAGAGTGCTTCTGCAATCCCTTATCGGCAGCTTTAAATCTCATCGGGAACTGCGCCCGTCATTTCCTCCCATTCGCTTTTCGTAATGAGAACCTTTCGGGGCTTACTGCCCTCCTCCGGGCCGACAATCCCCTGCTTCTCCAAATCATCCATCAGCCTTGCCGCGCGGTTATAGCCGATGCGAAATTGTCTTTGCAGCATGGAAACAGATGCCTTTTCCTTTTCCAGAATCAAATCAACCGCCTGAGAGAAAAATTCATCCGAATCCTCCGCCGCACCACCAACCTTACCGGCAGCGGTAATTTGGTCTATGGTTTCCTGTGTATAATTAGGCTTGCTGCTCTTTTTCAGAAAATCGACAATAGCTTCGACCTCCTGATCCGTCACAAATGCGCCCTGCAAACGAGAGGGCTTGCTTTGTCCCGAAGGATAGAACAG harbors:
- a CDS encoding formate--tetrahydrofolate ligase, yielding MFKTDLQIAQECNMEHILKVAEKAGIPEEYVDCYGKYKGKISSKYYDKIKDNPDAKLILVTAVNPTPAGEGKTTVTIGLTEALQQMGKNAITCLREPSLGPCMGVKGGAAGGGYAQVVPMEDINLHFTGDLHAITTANNLLASMVDNHIQQGNELNIDPRRIAWKRCVDLNDRQLRNVISGLGGKVNGVPREDAFQITVASEIMAIFCLANDLKQLKEMLGRIIVGYTYEDEPVTAKMIGADGAMTVLLKDALQPNVVQTLENTLAIIHGGPFANIAHGCNSVMATKTAMKIADYVVTEAGFGADLGAEKFFDIKCRKAGLKPDAVVLVATVRALKYNGGVPKADLSNENLDALAKGFVNLEKHIENIQKYGVPVVVTLNHFVADTDAEVAYVKERCESMGATFAVAKVWANGGEGGKALAEKVLETLETKESKFHFLYEDELNIVEKVNKVCKEIYGAGTVNFSAAAKKTLAQIDKLGFNDFPVCIAKTQYSLSDDPKVLGRPEGFEVTVKEIRISAGAGFIVVLLGDVMTMPGLPKKPAALNIDIDDNGNVVGLF